The sequence GACGCGCTAGATTCAGGTTCTAGTGGCCGCAAGGTCGTGGAGGTTCGAGTCCTCTTTCGGGCACTTTCATCCATGCGGGCTTACGGATGTGCGGCCGTAATGTCGTGTTTTTTTCGCAACTGCAGCACATTGTCTTGAACGAGCAGTTGGTAGCGGGGATTTCGCGACTTCGAAAATACCTGTTCGATTCGTGCCTGCAGTCCCCGCTTGTTCCCCGGCTCACTCGCCTCTATCATGTGAGATTCCTCGCCCCGCCCATGGTCCGCCCGAATGCGGTGGACGGCCGGGTTTGAGTTGATTTTGAGCCAATTTGCGGGAGCGATCGCGTCATGACGATGGACCAGAGTTTGAAGCTGAAAACGGGGCTGGCCCGGGCTCGCGGCGTGTTGAGCCGGGACGAGCGGTTGACCAAGCTTAAAGAAATGGACCGCTGGAAGGACGGGGATTCCCCGATCGGCCTCCCCAAGGTCCGCGTCGTGAAGCTCTCGATGAAGAAGAAAAAGAAGAAGGAAGCCGAAGGGGATGCCGCCGCGCCAGCCGCGGGTGGCAAGGCAGCAGCCAAGCCGGCCGCCGGTGCGAAGGCCGCCGCGGGCGCCAAGCCGGCTGCCGCCGCCGCCAAACCAGCCGCGGGTTCCGGCGCGAAAAAGAAGTAACCCGGATTCGGGCCCGCGAACCACGCGAAATAACGCGAAAGGGATCGCTGATGTCTGGCGGTCCACAGAACACACGGAACGAGAGTCCGAATTCTTCCCTGTGTTCCGTGGACTAATCCCCACCCAATGTTTTCGCGTCCTTTCGCGTGTTTCGCGGGCAAATCCGAATTCCGCGATGTCGGCAATAGATGGGAGTTCGCTCGATGCGCTTCAAGCTGGAGTACGGCAAGACGGGTCTGGAAGTCGACTTGCCGGCCGAACGCATTGTCCGCACGTTGGGCTATAAGAACGCCACGCCCTTGCCGGATCCCCGCGGGTCGCTCCAAGCTTGCTTGGCGCAACCCACTGGCTCGCCCCCTTTGGCGGAAATTGCGCGGGGACGGAAAAGTGCGTGCGTGGTGATTTGTGACATCACGCGCCCGGTTCCGAATGAGTTGATCCTCGGCGAAATCCTGCCGACGCTCGAAGCCGCCGGCATTCCGCGCGAGGCGATCACCATCCTCATCGCCACCGGCCTGCACCGGCCGAACGAAGGCGAGGAGTTGATCGAGCTCGTCGGCGAGCGAATCGCTCGCGACTACCGTTGCGAGAACCATCACGGCCAGGTGCTGGAAGAACACACGTATCTCGGTGAAAGCCCGCGCGGCGTGCCGATGTGGATCGACAGTCGCTACATCGACGCCGATCTGAAAATTACCATCGGTCTGATCG is a genomic window of Planctomycetia bacterium containing:
- a CDS encoding small basic protein, which gives rise to MTMDQSLKLKTGLARARGVLSRDERLTKLKEMDRWKDGDSPIGLPKVRVVKLSMKKKKKKEAEGDAAAPAAGGKAAAKPAAGAKAAAGAKPAAAAAKPAAGSGAKKK